CATGTATTTGGAGAAAGAACAATTTATCGTTGAGGAGGCTTCGCTGGGCTGGCAAGCCTTAAGCAAGCTTCATCATGACTCGTATGCCATGATCATTCTGGATTGGATTCTCCCCGATATTAAGGGGATTGAAATATGCCAATATCTACGGACCAACTTAAGCATACCCGTCATGTTTCTGACAGCCAAGTCAGAAGAGGGGAATCGGCTTGAAGCTTTCAAAGCCGGGGCGGATGACTTTGTCATGAAACCGTTCAGTCCGAGGGAAGTTGTGCTGCGCATCAAAACCATGATGGCTCGTTATAACGGATTAATCAAACCTGCGTCAAAAGACCATTCAGCAAGCGAGGTGTTGATCTCCTCTATTTTAATCAATCCTACTTCCCGAAGAGTCACAGTAGAAGACGAGGAGATTCATATGACTCCCAAAGAATTTGATTTGCTTTATCATCTGGCGACACACGCGGAAATCGCATTCTCCAGGCAGGATTTGCTGAGAATTGTTTGGAAAGTGGAGCATGAGGAAGATCTGGATTATCGAACCGTAGATACCCATGTAAAACGGTTGCGGGACAAACTCTCCGAACATGTGCCGAATCGGGAAGATCTGATTCAAACCCTGTGGGGGTTCGGTTATATTCTTCGTCTGCCTCACTGATGCTTATCTTGAAGTTCAGGAGGGGAACATGTCTTATAAACAAATCAAGTGGATGATCTTGCTGATTCCCACCTTAACCGTTGCTCTCTGGGAATATGTACGACATCGGTTTCTACTCCCTTATATATCAATGGATTTGGGCAACTGGCTAACACCTGTCATTGTGTATGTAGTGAGTATAACGTTGTTAACTCGGTTGTTTCTTATCCTGGAACGAATTCAAAAAGA
Above is a window of Paenibacillus sp. E222 DNA encoding:
- a CDS encoding response regulator transcription factor; the encoded protein is MNGTLQQNRILIVDDDKRVRGLLRMYLEKEQFIVEEASLGWQALSKLHHDSYAMIILDWILPDIKGIEICQYLRTNLSIPVMFLTAKSEEGNRLEAFKAGADDFVMKPFSPREVVLRIKTMMARYNGLIKPASKDHSASEVLISSILINPTSRRVTVEDEEIHMTPKEFDLLYHLATHAEIAFSRQDLLRIVWKVEHEEDLDYRTVDTHVKRLRDKLSEHVPNREDLIQTLWGFGYILRLPH